From one Vicinamibacterales bacterium genomic stretch:
- the folE gene encoding GTP cyclohydrolase I FolE, with protein sequence MQDLIRQMLEQLGEDPDREGLVDTPRRVELSMKFLTSGYEADVDKVLNNAFFTVDYSEMVIVKDIDFFSLCEHHLLPFFGKCHIAYIPSDKVIGLSKIPRLVDVFSRRLQVQERLTNQIAQTIGEKIKPLGVAVVMEATHLCMAMRGVEKQRSFAVTSAMLGAFRNSSRTRMEFLELINQRSPWTSSSLPTTNFRTVED encoded by the coding sequence ATGCAGGATCTCATTCGACAGATGCTGGAGCAGCTTGGCGAGGATCCAGACCGTGAGGGCCTCGTGGACACGCCCAGGCGGGTCGAACTCTCGATGAAGTTCCTGACCAGCGGCTACGAGGCGGATGTCGACAAGGTGCTCAACAACGCGTTCTTCACGGTCGACTACAGCGAGATGGTGATCGTCAAGGACATCGACTTCTTCAGTCTTTGCGAGCACCACCTGCTCCCGTTCTTCGGCAAGTGCCACATCGCCTACATCCCCAGCGACAAGGTGATCGGTCTCAGCAAGATCCCGCGGCTCGTGGACGTCTTCAGCCGCCGACTGCAGGTGCAGGAGCGGCTGACGAATCAGATCGCGCAGACCATTGGAGAGAAGATCAAGCCGCTCGGCGTGGCCGTGGTGATGGAAGCGACGCACCTGTGCATGGCGATGCGCGGCGTCGAGAAGCAGCGGTCGTTCGCGGTCACGAGCGCGATGCTCGGGGCGTTCCGCAACAGTTCGCGGACCCGCATGGAGTTCCTGGAACTCATCAACCAGCGGAGTCCGTGGACCTCTTCCTCTCTGCCGACGACGAATTTTCGGACCGTTGAAGATTGA